Genomic window (Ictalurus furcatus strain D&B chromosome 26, Billie_1.0, whole genome shotgun sequence):
aaaggctTGAATAACACGTGATATTGTACATACCCTGAGGTGAGGGAGCGATGGTTGGATGATTAGCATCATTTAGTGGATTTGCTGAAATAAAGCGAGACATGATGTATGATGTGAGAGAAATGTGATGAAGAGATCAGACAAAATCTTCATACCTGTTGTTGAATGTGTGATCTCAGCAGGCACTGATGGACTCATGGAGTGTGTTGAAGCGGACTGTGTTGAAGCAGACTGTGTTGAAGCggactgtgtggtgtgtgtggagtgtgagaCAGTAGTGATGGCAGGATCTTCTGAAAGAATGGAAACAGTCCATTTTTAAATTCCAGACAGTTCAGATTAAAGATCCAGGTGTTGAGTCTCGTTTATCAATCTGAGTTTATAAACTTCGTAAATGAGGTCTGTTCTACATTGTACATGCTGGTTTAATAATCTCTGTCTCAATGTGTTCATAATCAATGAATTAATGTGTGAGATTATTTTAGTATCCTCTGTGTAACTCACCCGTTTTAACCAGCAGTAGAAGCTTTGTGTAAATATCATACCCTGTCCGCTCTATTCCACACCAGTAAGTGTTTCCATCCTCTGTTCTCAGGTCAGTGATGGTGACTGTGAAGACTTTGGCTGTTGTGTTGTCATACAGAGAGAATCTGGTGTCTTTAGCAGGAGATCCAGAATGAACAGGAACATCATTATACCCCACACGGGGACATGTACCTCTGCAGAGATACTTGTTGCATTCTTCATATCCAGATCCATAGGGGCATTTAATCTGAACTGATCTTCCTCTATATCCAGTTACTGTAGTTACAGCATCAGAACCAGCTGGAGAATAATATACAGTGGAATGAAATATGATCCAGGACGATGGTGCAACATATAAAACCTGAACGAAGCTCAGTATCCAGGAATATTAAAGTGTAAACATTGGGACATGTGTAAGAGAAGAACCAGGTACAAAAGATATACATAGATGCAGCACAATACAATAAGTCTGTGAAGGATCtacaaatggtgtgtgtgtgtgtgtgtgtgtgtgtgtgtgcgctgtggtataatctgTAATAACCAATACAGATGTTTTAAATAACACTCAGACTAATAAGTCTAAATCATACGTCGTACCCCAGGGCTATCTGCTCTCGGCTACACCCGATAGAAAATACTAAACTCGTATTCGGTGTTTAACCGCAGGAACAAGAGAGATGACGCTGCAGGTCGACTGCACTGATGAAGCATTAGCCCTGATCTTTAATCACATCATGTGTAGTTAAGGACTGTTCTTCAGCTAATATACA
Coding sequences:
- the LOC128602325 gene encoding CMRF35-like molecule 5 isoform X1, producing the protein MKILLIFTFCLIIAGSDAVTTVTGYRGRSVQIKCPYGSGYEECNKYLCRGTCPRVGYNDVPVHSGSPAKDTRFSLYDNTTAKVFTVTITDLRTEDGNTYWCGIERTGYDIYTKLLLLVKTEDPAITTVSHSTHTTQSASTQSASTQSASTHSMSPSVPAEITHSTTANPLNDANHPTIAPSPQGIPNYIMISTAAVLLAVGVIIAIYCKIHRQGSETVTQSSTEANGDYENVQNLLPHQAKEKVNLPVTVYGILDPAPDQSDEVYQNL
- the LOC128602325 gene encoding CMRF35-like molecule 5 isoform X2 produces the protein MKILLIFTFCLIIAGSDAVTTVTGYRGRSVQIKCPYGSGYEECNKYLCRGTCPRVGYNDVPVHSGSPAKDTRFSLYDNTTAKVFTVTITDLRTEDGNTYWCGIERTGYDIYTKLLLLVKTEDPAITTVSHSTHTTQSASTQSASTQSASTHSMSPSVPAEITHSTTGIPNYIMISTAAVLLAVGVIIAIYCKIHRQGSETVTQSSTEANGDYENVQNLLPHQAKEKVNLPVTVYGILDPAPDQSDEVYQNL